TCACTACAAAATGAATATGTTTTGAGTTGTAAGAATATCTCTTACCTGTAGAACAGTTCGTGACGCACTAGACACACCCTGTCATGGCGCAGGGCTCAGTTCCGGGAAAAGAAACCATATATggaaagcttttatttatagACTCTAGCCATGAATAGAATGTGACATCATGTTTGTAGATGTCCATAGTGAGTGACCCTATTATCCCAAACTTCATGGTTTCATTGTATAGGAAGGAACTAAAGTACGATTAGTTTACGATTAGGGTCAAACTATTATTTAATCACACATCGATCTTGACACCTTACTGTCTATTTTTAGCAGATTTATAGACCGCGCCCTCTGGTGGAAATTCCCGATTTCATGGTACATGTTTCAAGTTACAGTGTAACCACCAActcgttaataataataataacaaatttaactTAATACAGGAGATATTGCAGCCATATAGACAATCTAGTTGCTCGTTACACATTATACTAATCACTATCGACGATTACAAAGAATGAGTAAGATGGAAGGCTGAGCAGCACTGCATTATGTAAAAAGAGATAACTACAGATATAAAGTCAATCATAGATAAAATcgatcttgttttttttatacaattgAGTAACTTATAACTAGAGACTTGTGCTACGTTGTGTAGATATCACCTGACTGGCACAGTTAGGTCTGACATTTATAAACCAAAAACATCTTTCTTGTAGCAGGCAGAGATAGCAAGAGTTGTAAACAAGGGTTGTTTACATGAGAATgtttagtaaatgaggaaaaatgaccTTATAGGGTCAAAGTTGTAGTACCCCGCTACATAGAAAAAATCCCCAGGCCCTCAACCCCGATGACCCTCCTACATTAGGCCTGGAAATACTATACTACAGACTTGACACACAATATCTGCATGAATGATTACATCCCTTCCAATGGACTACACTCCCTTGGTATCTTCACTGTACCTCAGGTCCTTAGCAATACCGGAGCAGAGAATAAGTCATAAAAAGcatattactaaaataatatacagaGAAGTATATACAgtctgtgtgtaggtgtgaaagagagagtttaTTATACCAGTGTGTGTCAGAgacattcattgtttttaattattgttatataaCCGAAACAGTATCTTGcgatataataaaataaattgtagacAATTTTAATTCCATGGTTATATTTCATTATCCAGTTTAAATAACATGCAACTCGTTGCTACATGTCTCTAGCTTGGAGTCTGTTGTGGATTTTTTCACAAGAGAATAATATGATTTTATAAAAGGTGTGAAATATAGAGCACGAGTAGTTTTGTCCAGGCTAAGTTAAGGACCAGTAGGTTTTATAACACAAAAGGCATGAGGTGAAATAAAGCACTTTACTATTTATCTATCAAGAGTACATCTAACaaccttttaaaacaaagttaaatgtGAAACCAATAAATGCACGTACAGTATTACATATATCATACATAAAACagttcaaatatttatttttgaatgtatACTTGCATCAGTCTTCATGctttaacatttaaaagacCGAATaagtaagaaattaaaattaaaccaTGAAATCAATCCACTTGACATTTTTCATTCCGAATAAGAAGATAACCGACGTgtaagttataaaataaaataccatGACAACCAGATACAGAAATGAACTAAATTTctcaaatcaaaattttaatttagttaTAATTACATTTCGATGCAACTTTTTCTCAGCTTTAAGCGCTCTTTGCAGCGCTAGCATTCTAAAgtaacacatcaacacaaaaaattGTATCCACAGATCTTTCTCTGCAATATACTAGAACTAATGAGTACAATTTACACGAGCTaagatgtgaaataaagaattgaaattcttgttaaaaaagcaaaaccaaagCACATACGCTCAGTAATCCCCACGATATTAGTCAActattttcagtcttttataAGATTATATCAGattctaaaagaaatattttggccgcgaaatgacattttctgcGGATTGGCAAAATGAAACGACTGGTTTGCCGTACAGACTTTTTCTCCTTTCGTCAAAAacatagaaatgaaaaatatttgaataattaGCATAATTTactaaattaaacaaaaaatacagtgatttatcagcaaaaataataaaggttatAGGCGTTCTAATTCAACATTGTTTCAGTAGTAAATGTTTAGTTATATGATATATGTGAGAACAGTAAACTAAGATATCCAGAACACTGTACAGGAGTGAATTACCATACACCTTGACAAAACACGAAACATCAAAGTCTGTAATAAAAAGCAAGTATGTACCActgtttctgtaaaacattttaaaccattctcttttaaaaatcgAGTGCATATGGAATCCACAAACCTAAACAGCGGCTGAATGAGAAAcgctaaaaatagaaatgaccACAGCCCCGTCACGTGCTTTTGTCCCGTAGCCTTCAGGTGAACAGGAGCGTTGAATGGTGAGTAGACAGTAGTTGAAATGTGTAAGGGCAGAAAGGTCAATACAGTTCAGAAATGTCACCAGGATATTTCAGGACCAAACCATCGCCACATCCAATAAGCAAGCGGCCGTTAAGGTCAAGGTTCAGAGCTGTGGGCCTCACAATGTTTCCACTTCCGGGCAGGTAGCAGACGAacaggtcagtcaggtcagtcAAACTGACGTTTGTCACGTGCACGCAGTCGTTCATCCAATCAGCGATCAGCAGCAAATTTTCGTTATAGAAGCAGACGTCTGTCGGGAAGAAGGGTTGCTTCGGTGACTCGTAGGTCGCTATGGGGTCATTAGACATCCTAGAGTAAAGTCGCACGACGCGGTAACCATTTCGTCGTGCATTCTCCTTACTCATTATTGCTTCAAAACATGAATTTTCATCTTCGTCTTGATGCTCCTCTTCGTCTACCACAGCAAAGAAAGAACCATGAAGGCTTGCGTCAaagttatgtatttttttttacccctggAAAAAGCAGAGGTTCACCTGAAGCAGATATTTcctttccatctttttcttttagctcCATTGGACTAATACAACATAAGCCCTCTACATAATCCTGAAAAATACCAAATACGCTTGTACTCTTTGAACCAAGTGTCCTGATCTCCGAGTCTTTCCATTCCCAAATATAAGGTTTACGTGTGACGCATGACATCCGTGTTTCACATGTGTGAACTATAACTTTAGAGCTTGCAAACCTCCAGATCGCGTATATCTCTTTGGAAAAGTCACCTCCTGTTCCTCCATAAATGACATCAATACTTTTATCCTCTCTTTGCCGAAGAGCGTGCACTTCCCTACATTCCCAATCATCACATTGACCAAGGCATTCCATGTCCACGTTTTGTACAATCGGAAAGTCCAGTCTGACTGGGGTCCCAATGAACCTCTTGATGTCCTCTTTAATGTCGTTGGTGTAGTCGCCATGGAGGCCGGGACAGAAACGCCTATCAGGCAGTCTGTCTTCAAGTTCTTTTAGGCGCTCGAAGCTTCCTTTTCCCTTTGTTATCTCTTTCTCCACCTGCAGGACCTCTGTGTCACTGGCCGAAGTCAGGGCCAGTGTGGTGCGGTTTTTAAGCTGAAGAAGGGAGTCAAGTTCGCCTTGTACTCGCTGTGTGTCAGCAGCCATTTCTTCTTCCAAACTATCGGAGATTTCTTCCAGTTGTTGCTGTGCTTGGTAACGATATTCTTGTGCCATTGCTACAATAAAGTCAAACCGGTCTTGAATCTGttggaaatggaaaaaaatttttgtggATAAAATCTTTTATGTCATAAAAAGTAGTATATTTTTAATCTTAAGTATTATATACCCAAGAAGCATCTTTGTCCGTCGTGGtatcttctctctgtgtgtgtgcttgtgtagtgggtgagagagagagaaaaaaaagagaatattaaCCAACCTGTTTCGAGATTCCATTTCGCTTCTCTCGGGCtcgtttctcattttctttcaagcatTCTAAAACATTGTTGGTCAAGAAGGCAATGGCTTCCTCTAGACGATGCATTTCCTGTTTAATGGTTTGCTGACAACGACTTGCGGTCTCGGACAGATCTTCGGTAACGTGCCCATCGTGTTTAGTCAGCTTACATCTCATACAGATGGCTTGGTCACACTGGGCACAGTAAAATAGAACACGTTCTTTAGTGTGAACAGGACACTTTGAATGGTTTTCATCACTACGCGCCTGCTCCAGAGCTTCGTCCGTGAAGTAGAAGTTGACTTgtagatcacacacaccacctggcGGTACTACAAAGGGAGTTCTACAGGTAGGACACGGGATGGTGTTTCCATAGCGATTTGCCAGTTGCTCCAGACACTCTAGACAGAAGGTGTGGTGACAGGGCAGGAATCTCGGAGATGTAAAAACTTCTGTGCATATTGCACATGTCATGTTTATTTGAGCAGAAGCCATGTCTGCGGCTGCCATGATAGTGTGCCTGGAATTAAATCAAGAGAATACGGGAATAGTTCTCTACAgtttacaagaaaagaaaaacacgagACTATaagttatttaaatgttgaatttTCTTAATCTataacacatacaaacaattaTCTAGATGAAGTgtgtatttaaatgaaaattggttattattttctttttaagactGTAGACAGAGGAAGTTACATTGAAAAAATTGGGTGATACCTGTAATATAAGAATCAGTTGCAGAAAATGTCACTGCGTTCCAGTCAGCATgaacacataaaaacaacaaaatatacgAAAACGTCTACGCCCTCACTCTCTGTTCCAAAAAGGAATTAAGCGAGTGGTACATTAACGTCTTTATCAGTGTAATCattgttttctaaaatgttcCTCTCACTCAGAATCAGAATCAGTTTATTGAATAGGCCATCAGCCCTTTTCAAGGGAAAGCATAACCATCAAAGATATATATCAATAGTAATATAATTATAGGTAAGCACAACATGCCCAGGTGCAAGTAAAGATATGCATTGTCATTTAACCATACACCATACAGttatataaatatgcaagtaCAAATTAATACTTATCAAATTAATTTTAGTCACAAGACAGAATATAACCAACTAACATTAACATATCTTTGGTCTAAGTCAcagttttttcttatttccagtgcattataaacaaaagattCAAGACGTAGCGTAGTTCGCATTCTATTATCTGACATCAAGAGTGTGAAATGGAAAAGGGAAGGGTgcttagaatattttttagGGATGAAAAGTTTACGAAGGTCCATATATTTAGGGCATGTAAGGAGAAAGTGCTGTTCAGTTTCAACTATGTCAGGGCAAAAGGGGCAGTTCAAACATTTTGACTGAGTTAAAAAATAACGCTGCTGATGGCATTTAAGTACAGTTATACCCATTCTAAATTTTATGAAGGTATCTCTTATGCCTCTGTGTTTCAACCAGACAAGATAGttgcttaaaataatatgaGTCTTGAATGTATTGTATGGGATATATCTTGAACTGCTTTGAATAGCATTACGCCACTGTTGGTGGTAACAGTCTATCAGTCTGCTTCAGGATTTGTAGGAACAGTTTATCATCTCCAGTCCCTTGGCTTTCCCACACTATGCCAAAaccatatttatacaaaaatatcataataaagtgcagccatgttttcttgttttgctcaTGAAGTAGTGTTAACATTAAATAGGCTTTTTTCTGGAGTCTAGTTTGTGGCATTCTTAGCAAAGGAGCCAATATCCAACACACCGCACTGATGCATTAACAGACAAAGGGAATCTACCACATTCCCCATATGTCAACGAGTTACGTGTCCTCGTTATGACTcctaaaaatcttttcattgcGAAGGTGTGAACCTTCTCAATGCTATCATTACTGGTACACAGACCCCATATTTCAGAGCCCTATAAAAGTATTGGCTGGACCTGTGCatcaaaaagtttgaaaaacaggTTAGGTGAAGTATCAACAATGTACCACAACAGTTTCAGAATACTTATAACTCTCCTCTTTGCTTTTTCAGCTATATCTTCTAATGCATGTGTAAAAATACACCTTGTGGAGAAAACTATACCCAAGTATTTGTAtacattcacaatttttaaaaaagaattaccaaataaccatttttctttacaagatATAAAACCACCATTTCGAAAAATCAAGAAATTTGATTTATCAAGATTAACAGCAAGATTTAAAGACCTTGAGCACTGAAAAAGAATGTTCAGCTGGTTCTGCAGTCCAATGATTGTATCTGATACAAGGgcaacatcatcagcaaaaagtaaaataaatatctcaATAAGTTCTGGGGTTAGCTGGACACTATACTTCCCATACTCATTTATGTCCTTTGTTAGTTCttttataaacaaagtaaataatacaGGGCTGCAAATCTCACCTTATTTAAGGTCACAGGGACATTCAATATAATCAGACAGTTTTGCACCAGCTCGCACTCTAGCCTTTACATTATTGTACATGCTTTGGATTGCTAAAaccatttttccttttaaaccatttttttataaGTATATTCCATAGCTTGTTTCTTGAAACCATATCGAACGCTTGACAAAAGTCTATGAAagcaaaatacaattttttatggTTTAGTAGCTGTTTCTGAATTAATGCCATGAGGAAAAAAGCTTGGTCTATGGTACTGTACCCTCTCCTGAACCCTACTTGTTCTTCCCCGATTATTTCATTGTCCTCCATCCAATCTGTAATTCTCTTAATCAAAATAGCACTATATATTTTACTACAGAGATTTAGTAGAAAAATGTCTCGATAATTTTCTGGTTTACTGGGATCACCTTTTTTTGTGTAATGGTTGTATTATTGATTCAGTTCACTGGTCAGGAAATAGGCTGTTGTCAAACAGGTAGTTAAAGTATGTGGTGAGAAAAGGGAGGACATAATCCAAGGCATATTTATAAAGTTCTCCAATTAAGCCATCTGGCCCAGCTGCCTTCTTGTTGTTTAAGGATCTCAAAACATTTACTATTTATTCTTctgagataaaactgtttagtgCTTCATCATTTTCCTTAGTGGTGCTACTAATATCCTATGTTATACTATTATAACGAGCTGCAATACTGCTGTCTGTCACTTCTCTGCTTGGATTAAAAACACAGTTAAAATGGTTGAACCATTGTTCAGTAGGTACAGGGTGTGCAACTGGGGGTTTCCTCTGGATGGTCTTGACTGTTTCCCAAAACCATTTAGAATcagttatattttcttttagacaTCTCACTAAAGAGTTTTTATGG
The Pomacea canaliculata isolate SZHN2017 linkage group LG2, ASM307304v1, whole genome shotgun sequence genome window above contains:
- the LOC112557323 gene encoding tripartite motif-containing protein 2-like isoform X1 — encoded protein: MTRGRAATSKHPERTLERSPRGTCGCCVLFTITVTRLCTGHTIMAAADMASAQINMTCAICTEVFTSPRFLPCHHTFCLECLEQLANRYGNTIPCPTCRTPFVVPPGGVCDLQVNFYFTDEALEQARSDENHSKCPVHTKERVLFYCAQCDQAICMRCKLTKHDGHVTEDLSETASRCQQTIKQEMHRLEEAIAFLTNNVLECLKENEKRAREKRNGISKQIQDRFDFIVAMAQEYRYQAQQQLEEISDSLEEEMAADTQRVQGELDSLLQLKNRTTLALTSASDTEVLQVEKEITKGKGSFERLKELEDRLPDRRFCPGLHGDYTNDIKEDIKRFIGTPVRLDFPIVQNVDMECLGQCDDWECREVHALRQREDKSIDVIYGGTGGDFSKEIYAIWRFASSKVIVHTCETRMSCVTRKPYIWEWKDSEIRTLGSKSTSVFGIFQDYVEGLCCISPMELKEKDGKEISASGEPLLFPGVKKNT
- the LOC112557323 gene encoding tripartite motif-containing protein 2-like isoform X2 translates to MAAADMASAQINMTCAICTEVFTSPRFLPCHHTFCLECLEQLANRYGNTIPCPTCRTPFVVPPGGVCDLQVNFYFTDEALEQARSDENHSKCPVHTKERVLFYCAQCDQAICMRCKLTKHDGHVTEDLSETASRCQQTIKQEMHRLEEAIAFLTNNVLECLKENEKRAREKRNGISKQIQDRFDFIVAMAQEYRYQAQQQLEEISDSLEEEMAADTQRVQGELDSLLQLKNRTTLALTSASDTEVLQVEKEITKGKGSFERLKELEDRLPDRRFCPGLHGDYTNDIKEDIKRFIGTPVRLDFPIVQNVDMECLGQCDDWECREVHALRQREDKSIDVIYGGTGGDFSKEIYAIWRFASSKVIVHTCETRMSCVTRKPYIWEWKDSEIRTLGSKSTSVFGIFQDYVEGLCCISPMELKEKDGKEISASGEPLLFPGVKKNT